In Raphanus sativus cultivar WK10039 chromosome 5, ASM80110v3, whole genome shotgun sequence, the following proteins share a genomic window:
- the LOC108861730 gene encoding 60S ribosomal protein L18a-2, with protein MVAFRFHQYQVVGRALPTEKDVQPKIYRMKLWATNEVRAKSKFWYFLRKLKKVKKSNGQMLAINEIFEKNPTKIKNYGIWHRYQSRTGYHNMYKEFRDTTLNGAVEQMYTEMASRHRVRFPCIQIIKTATVPAKLCKRESTKQFHNSKIKFPLVFRKVRPPTRKLKTTYKASKPNLFM; from the exons ATGGTTGCTTTCCGG TTTCACCAATACCAAGTGGTTGGGAGAGCACTTCCAACAGAGAAAGATGTGCAGCCTAAGATTTACAGGATGAAGCTATGGGCCACTAATGAAGTCCGCGCCAAGTCCAAGTTTTG GTACTTCTTGAGGAAGCTGAAGAAGGTTAAGAAAAGCAACGGACAAATGCTTGCCATCAATGAG ATTTTCGAGAAGAACCCCACGAAGATCAAGAACTACGGTATCTGGCACCGTTACCAGAGCAGAACCGGGTACCACAACATGTACAAGGAGTTCCGTGACACCACGCTCAACGGTGCAGTGGAGCAGATGTACACCGAGATGGCTTCTCGCCATAGAGTGAGGTTCCCTTGCATTCAGATCATCAAGACCGCCACAGTCCCCGCAAAGCTGTGCAAGAGAGAGAGCACCAAGCAGTTCCACAACTCCAAGATCAAGTTCCCTCTTGTTTTCAGGAAGGTCAGGCCACCGACCAGGAAGCTCAAGACTACGTACAAGGCCTCAAAGCCTAACCTTTTCATgtaa
- the LOC108861727 gene encoding cytochrome P450 72A13 isoform X1 gives MSFSVVAAALVVVVAAAVSLWTWRIVKYVWIKPKMLESHLIRQGLAGTPYTPLVGDIKRNVDMLMEARSKPMNLTDDITPRLLPLALKMFNSHGRSFFIWIGPVPALMITNPEQIKEVFNKIYDFEKAATFPLFRLLAGGLASYKGDKWANHRRIINPAFHLEKIKNMVPAFYHCCSEVVCQWEMLVTDKESPCEVDVWPWLVNLTADVISHTAFGSSYKEGQRIFQLQGELAELIAQAFKKSYIPGLRLHKHTQVLVNKLVLDCSIPGLRFYPTKSNRRIKAIDREIDMILRGIISKREKAREAGEVANDDLLGILLESNSEESQRNGMCVEEVMKECKLFYFAGQETTSVLLVWTMVLLSHHQDWQAKAREEVMQIIGGNSKPDIDSLGNLKVMTMIFNEVLRLYPPVAQLKRAVNKEMKLGELTLPAGVQVYIPTALVHRDPELWGDDAAEFKPERFREGLSKATKNQVSFFPFGWGPRICIGQSFTLLEAKMAMTLILQRFSFELSPSYVHAPQTVMTTRPQFGAHLILHKL, from the exons ATGTCTTTTTCAGTAGTAGCAGCAgctttggtggtggtggttgcaGCAGCCGTTTCCTTGTGGACATGGCGGATCGTGAAGTATGTCTGGATAAAACCCAAGATGCTGGAGAGTCACCTGATAAGACAGGGACTCGCGGGAACTCCTTACACGCCTCTGGTCGGAGATATAAAGAGGAATGTTGATATGTTGATGGAGGCCAGATCTAAGCCCATGAATCTAACTGATGACATCACTCCACGTCTCCTTCCTCTTGCCTTGAAGATGTTCAACTCTCACG GAAGGTCTTTCTTTATATGGATAGGACCAGTTCCAGCTCTCATGATAACCAATCCAGAGCAGATCAAGGAAGTCTTCAACAAAATTTACGACTTTGAGAAAGCTGCTACGTTCCCTTTGTTCAGATTGTTGGCAGGTGGGCTTGCCAGCTATAAGGGAGATAAATGGGCTAATCACAGGAGGATCATCAACCCAGCTTTTCACCTCGAGAAGATCAAG AACATGGTCCCTGCGTTTTACCATTGTTGCAGCGAGGTTGTCTGCCAATGGGAGATGCTAGTCACGGATAAAGAATCTCCTTGTGAGGTCGATGTATGGCCTTGGCTTGTGAATTTGACTGCAGATGTGATCTCACATACTGCTTTTGGAAGCAGCTACAAAGAAGGGCAGAGGATCTTTCAACTCCAAGGGGAGTTAGCTGAGCTCATCGCACAAGCTTTTAAGAAATCTTACATCCCTGGATTGAGGTTACATAAACACACGCAAGTGTTAGTTAATAAACTAGTATTAGACTGTTCAATCCCTGGATTGAG GTTTTACCCAACGAAGAGCAATAGAAGGATAAAAGCAATAGACAGAGAGATAGATATGATACTGAGAGGTATTATCAGCAAAAGAGAGAAGGCTAGAGAAGCTGGAGAGGTGGCCAACGACGATTTGTTGGGGATACTGCTTGAGTCAAACTCAGAGGAGTCTCAAAGAAATGGAATGTGCGTAGAGGAAGTGATGAAAGAGTGCAAGCTGTTTTACTTCGCGGGGCAAGAGACAACTTCAGTACTGTTGGTCTGGACCATGGTTTTATTAAGCCATCACCAAGACTGGCAAGCTAAGGCACGAGAGGAAGTGATGCAAATAATCGGTGGTAATAGTAAACCAGATATAGATTCTCTTGGCAACCTTAAAGTG ATGACTATGATCTTCAATGAGGTTTTGAGGCTATATCCTCCAGTGGCTCAGCTTAAAAGAGCTGTCAACAAAGAAATGAAGCTAGGAGAGCTTACTCTTCCAGCTGGAGTTCAGGTTTATATACCAACTGCACTTGTCCATCGCGACCCTGAACTTTGGGGAGATGATGCAGCTGAGTTTAAGCCAGAGCGGTTCAGAGAAGGGCTCTCAAAGGCAACAAAGAACCAGGTCTCCTTCTTCCCCTTTGGATGGGGACCAAGGATCTGCATCGGTCAGAGTTTTACTCTGCTGGAGGCAAAGATGGCAATGACTTTGATTCTTCAGAGATTCTCCTTTGAACTCTCTCCTTCTTATGTTCATGCGCCTCAAACAGTCATGACCACTCGTCCTCAGTTCGGAGCTCATCTCATCCTGCACAAGCTCTGA
- the LOC108861727 gene encoding cytochrome P450 72A13 isoform X2: MSFSVVAAALVVVVAAAVSLWTWRIVKYVWIKPKMLESHLIRQGLAGTPYTPLVGDIKRNVDMLMEARSKPMNLTDDITPRLLPLALKMFNSHGRSFFIWIGPVPALMITNPEQIKEVFNKIYDFEKAATFPLFRLLAGGLASYKGDKWANHRRIINPAFHLEKIKNMVPAFYHCCSEVVCQWEMLVTDKESPCEVDVWPWLVNLTADVISHTAFGSSYKEGQRIFQLQGELAELIAQAFKKSYIPGLRLHKHTQVFYPTKSNRRIKAIDREIDMILRGIISKREKAREAGEVANDDLLGILLESNSEESQRNGMCVEEVMKECKLFYFAGQETTSVLLVWTMVLLSHHQDWQAKAREEVMQIIGGNSKPDIDSLGNLKVMTMIFNEVLRLYPPVAQLKRAVNKEMKLGELTLPAGVQVYIPTALVHRDPELWGDDAAEFKPERFREGLSKATKNQVSFFPFGWGPRICIGQSFTLLEAKMAMTLILQRFSFELSPSYVHAPQTVMTTRPQFGAHLILHKL; the protein is encoded by the exons ATGTCTTTTTCAGTAGTAGCAGCAgctttggtggtggtggttgcaGCAGCCGTTTCCTTGTGGACATGGCGGATCGTGAAGTATGTCTGGATAAAACCCAAGATGCTGGAGAGTCACCTGATAAGACAGGGACTCGCGGGAACTCCTTACACGCCTCTGGTCGGAGATATAAAGAGGAATGTTGATATGTTGATGGAGGCCAGATCTAAGCCCATGAATCTAACTGATGACATCACTCCACGTCTCCTTCCTCTTGCCTTGAAGATGTTCAACTCTCACG GAAGGTCTTTCTTTATATGGATAGGACCAGTTCCAGCTCTCATGATAACCAATCCAGAGCAGATCAAGGAAGTCTTCAACAAAATTTACGACTTTGAGAAAGCTGCTACGTTCCCTTTGTTCAGATTGTTGGCAGGTGGGCTTGCCAGCTATAAGGGAGATAAATGGGCTAATCACAGGAGGATCATCAACCCAGCTTTTCACCTCGAGAAGATCAAG AACATGGTCCCTGCGTTTTACCATTGTTGCAGCGAGGTTGTCTGCCAATGGGAGATGCTAGTCACGGATAAAGAATCTCCTTGTGAGGTCGATGTATGGCCTTGGCTTGTGAATTTGACTGCAGATGTGATCTCACATACTGCTTTTGGAAGCAGCTACAAAGAAGGGCAGAGGATCTTTCAACTCCAAGGGGAGTTAGCTGAGCTCATCGCACAAGCTTTTAAGAAATCTTACATCCCTGGATTGAGGTTACATAAACACACGCAAGT GTTTTACCCAACGAAGAGCAATAGAAGGATAAAAGCAATAGACAGAGAGATAGATATGATACTGAGAGGTATTATCAGCAAAAGAGAGAAGGCTAGAGAAGCTGGAGAGGTGGCCAACGACGATTTGTTGGGGATACTGCTTGAGTCAAACTCAGAGGAGTCTCAAAGAAATGGAATGTGCGTAGAGGAAGTGATGAAAGAGTGCAAGCTGTTTTACTTCGCGGGGCAAGAGACAACTTCAGTACTGTTGGTCTGGACCATGGTTTTATTAAGCCATCACCAAGACTGGCAAGCTAAGGCACGAGAGGAAGTGATGCAAATAATCGGTGGTAATAGTAAACCAGATATAGATTCTCTTGGCAACCTTAAAGTG ATGACTATGATCTTCAATGAGGTTTTGAGGCTATATCCTCCAGTGGCTCAGCTTAAAAGAGCTGTCAACAAAGAAATGAAGCTAGGAGAGCTTACTCTTCCAGCTGGAGTTCAGGTTTATATACCAACTGCACTTGTCCATCGCGACCCTGAACTTTGGGGAGATGATGCAGCTGAGTTTAAGCCAGAGCGGTTCAGAGAAGGGCTCTCAAAGGCAACAAAGAACCAGGTCTCCTTCTTCCCCTTTGGATGGGGACCAAGGATCTGCATCGGTCAGAGTTTTACTCTGCTGGAGGCAAAGATGGCAATGACTTTGATTCTTCAGAGATTCTCCTTTGAACTCTCTCCTTCTTATGTTCATGCGCCTCAAACAGTCATGACCACTCGTCCTCAGTTCGGAGCTCATCTCATCCTGCACAAGCTCTGA
- the LOC108861727 gene encoding cytochrome P450 72A13 isoform X3 — MSFSVVAAALVVVVAAAVSLWTWRIVKYVWIKPKMLESHLIRQGLAGTPYTPLVGDIKRNVDMLMEARSKPMNLTDDITPRLLPLALKMFNSHGRSFFIWIGPVPALMITNPEQIKEVFNKIYDFEKAATFPLFRLLAGGLASYKGDKWANHRRIINPAFHLEKIKNMVPAFYHCCSEVVCQWEMLVTDKESPCEVDVWPWLVNLTADVISHTAFGSSYKEGQRIFQLQGELAELIAQAFKKSYIPGLRLHKHTFYPTKSNRRIKAIDREIDMILRGIISKREKAREAGEVANDDLLGILLESNSEESQRNGMCVEEVMKECKLFYFAGQETTSVLLVWTMVLLSHHQDWQAKAREEVMQIIGGNSKPDIDSLGNLKVMTMIFNEVLRLYPPVAQLKRAVNKEMKLGELTLPAGVQVYIPTALVHRDPELWGDDAAEFKPERFREGLSKATKNQVSFFPFGWGPRICIGQSFTLLEAKMAMTLILQRFSFELSPSYVHAPQTVMTTRPQFGAHLILHKL, encoded by the exons ATGTCTTTTTCAGTAGTAGCAGCAgctttggtggtggtggttgcaGCAGCCGTTTCCTTGTGGACATGGCGGATCGTGAAGTATGTCTGGATAAAACCCAAGATGCTGGAGAGTCACCTGATAAGACAGGGACTCGCGGGAACTCCTTACACGCCTCTGGTCGGAGATATAAAGAGGAATGTTGATATGTTGATGGAGGCCAGATCTAAGCCCATGAATCTAACTGATGACATCACTCCACGTCTCCTTCCTCTTGCCTTGAAGATGTTCAACTCTCACG GAAGGTCTTTCTTTATATGGATAGGACCAGTTCCAGCTCTCATGATAACCAATCCAGAGCAGATCAAGGAAGTCTTCAACAAAATTTACGACTTTGAGAAAGCTGCTACGTTCCCTTTGTTCAGATTGTTGGCAGGTGGGCTTGCCAGCTATAAGGGAGATAAATGGGCTAATCACAGGAGGATCATCAACCCAGCTTTTCACCTCGAGAAGATCAAG AACATGGTCCCTGCGTTTTACCATTGTTGCAGCGAGGTTGTCTGCCAATGGGAGATGCTAGTCACGGATAAAGAATCTCCTTGTGAGGTCGATGTATGGCCTTGGCTTGTGAATTTGACTGCAGATGTGATCTCACATACTGCTTTTGGAAGCAGCTACAAAGAAGGGCAGAGGATCTTTCAACTCCAAGGGGAGTTAGCTGAGCTCATCGCACAAGCTTTTAAGAAATCTTACATCCCTGGATTGAGGTTACATAAACACAC GTTTTACCCAACGAAGAGCAATAGAAGGATAAAAGCAATAGACAGAGAGATAGATATGATACTGAGAGGTATTATCAGCAAAAGAGAGAAGGCTAGAGAAGCTGGAGAGGTGGCCAACGACGATTTGTTGGGGATACTGCTTGAGTCAAACTCAGAGGAGTCTCAAAGAAATGGAATGTGCGTAGAGGAAGTGATGAAAGAGTGCAAGCTGTTTTACTTCGCGGGGCAAGAGACAACTTCAGTACTGTTGGTCTGGACCATGGTTTTATTAAGCCATCACCAAGACTGGCAAGCTAAGGCACGAGAGGAAGTGATGCAAATAATCGGTGGTAATAGTAAACCAGATATAGATTCTCTTGGCAACCTTAAAGTG ATGACTATGATCTTCAATGAGGTTTTGAGGCTATATCCTCCAGTGGCTCAGCTTAAAAGAGCTGTCAACAAAGAAATGAAGCTAGGAGAGCTTACTCTTCCAGCTGGAGTTCAGGTTTATATACCAACTGCACTTGTCCATCGCGACCCTGAACTTTGGGGAGATGATGCAGCTGAGTTTAAGCCAGAGCGGTTCAGAGAAGGGCTCTCAAAGGCAACAAAGAACCAGGTCTCCTTCTTCCCCTTTGGATGGGGACCAAGGATCTGCATCGGTCAGAGTTTTACTCTGCTGGAGGCAAAGATGGCAATGACTTTGATTCTTCAGAGATTCTCCTTTGAACTCTCTCCTTCTTATGTTCATGCGCCTCAAACAGTCATGACCACTCGTCCTCAGTTCGGAGCTCATCTCATCCTGCACAAGCTCTGA